The Nocardioides pantholopis genome window below encodes:
- a CDS encoding O-antigen ligase family protein, producing MLARVRRRLPALADDGRAPLAVALGYAVLLLCMPSQLVVGPLGAAGSPASLLGVAALIWWCASTVAGQNPARGLSPVRVAVLGLTLCVAAAYANGNAAGWYAPLTVRQQTDELWTLVPQTVDQVTATMVSAGDRGLLAFAAWVGITLVVADGIRSWGDLERIVTWLSWLGAVVATIGLVQFATGYNLAASILLPGLSPNSEIGALHTRSIFNRVSATAVHPIEFGVVLACLLPLAVHRTIHAWGRRGAAVPTVLIFVGANVSISRSAVLVMLAAGLVLFLGWPWRWRLRALLIAPVAVVALRLAIPGLVGTLVSMFTNFFNDPSVTGRTGDYDVVLDLYDDHWLIGRGLFTFVPRHYRILDNQYLMILVEIGLLGLLATGVFLAVAFLGGLAARCAPEPRARHLGLALAASVAGGAVAMLTFDAWGFPMAAGVGFLAAGMAGAARRLARADAAAAAAEPRETVDVRG from the coding sequence ATGCTCGCCCGGGTCCGGCGCCGGCTCCCCGCGCTCGCCGACGACGGCCGCGCGCCGCTGGCGGTCGCGCTTGGCTACGCGGTCCTGCTGCTGTGCATGCCCTCCCAGCTGGTGGTGGGGCCGCTCGGGGCGGCCGGGTCCCCGGCGAGCCTGCTCGGCGTCGCAGCGCTGATCTGGTGGTGCGCCAGCACCGTCGCCGGCCAGAACCCGGCGCGGGGGCTCAGCCCGGTGCGGGTCGCCGTGCTGGGGCTGACCCTGTGCGTGGCCGCGGCCTACGCGAACGGCAACGCGGCCGGCTGGTACGCCCCGCTCACGGTCCGGCAGCAGACCGACGAGCTGTGGACGCTGGTGCCGCAGACGGTCGACCAGGTCACCGCGACGATGGTCAGCGCCGGCGACCGCGGCCTGCTGGCGTTCGCCGCCTGGGTCGGGATCACGCTCGTGGTCGCCGACGGGATCCGGTCCTGGGGGGACCTGGAGCGGATCGTGACCTGGCTGTCCTGGCTGGGCGCGGTGGTCGCGACGATCGGGCTGGTGCAGTTCGCGACCGGCTACAACCTGGCCGCGTCGATCTTGCTGCCGGGGCTCAGCCCGAACAGCGAGATCGGGGCCCTGCACACCCGGTCGATCTTCAACCGGGTCTCGGCCACCGCGGTGCACCCGATCGAGTTCGGGGTGGTCCTGGCCTGCCTGCTGCCGCTCGCCGTGCACCGGACCATCCACGCCTGGGGCCGTCGCGGCGCGGCAGTGCCCACGGTGCTGATCTTCGTGGGCGCCAACGTGTCGATCTCGCGCTCCGCGGTCCTGGTCATGCTGGCCGCGGGCCTGGTGCTGTTCCTCGGCTGGCCGTGGCGCTGGCGGCTGCGGGCGCTGCTGATCGCCCCGGTCGCCGTGGTCGCGCTGCGCCTGGCCATCCCGGGCCTGGTCGGCACGCTCGTGTCGATGTTCACCAACTTCTTCAATGACCCCAGCGTGACCGGGCGGACCGGCGACTACGACGTGGTCCTCGACCTCTACGACGACCACTGGCTGATCGGGCGGGGGCTGTTCACGTTCGTGCCCCGCCACTACCGGATCCTCGACAACCAGTACCTGATGATCCTGGTCGAGATCGGGCTGCTCGGGCTGCTGGCGACGGGTGTCTTCCTCGCCGTCGCGTTCCTCGGGGGGCTGGCCGCGCGCTGTGCCCCCGAGCCCCGGGCGCGGCACCTGGGGCTCGCGCTGGCGGCCTCGGTGGCGGGCGGGGCGGTCGCCATGCTGACCTTCGACGCCTGGGGGTTCCCGATGGCCGCCGGGGTGGGCTTCCTGGCCGCCGGCATGGCCGGTGCGGCCCGCCGCCTGGCCCGGGCCGACGCGGCGGCCGCCGCCGCGGAACCGCGGGAGACCGTCGATGTCCGCGGCTGA
- a CDS encoding glycosyltransferase produces MSAAEDSVLVAVVAYNSAPVLPDLIASLPAGLGPVPWQLVVADNDSRDDSVAVVRRLAPEAVVVPMGRNAGYAAGINAAVAAGGPHRAVLVLNPDVRLEPGCVPTLLAALREPGVGIAVPLLRDAHGVRIDSLRREPSVRRALADAVLGADRAGRLGRLGEVVSADAAYRHACDTDWAEGSTQLVSAACWARVGPWDESFFLYSEEADFDLRARDAGLATRFVPTAAAVHLEGDSAASPRLWPLLVVNRVRLFRRRRGLPATVLFWAAVVLREGSRASLGRRPSRAALRALLDPARLRAAPGPGWLG; encoded by the coding sequence ATGTCCGCGGCTGAGGACTCGGTGCTGGTGGCCGTGGTCGCCTACAACAGCGCACCGGTGCTCCCGGACCTGATCGCCAGCCTGCCGGCCGGGCTCGGCCCGGTGCCCTGGCAGCTCGTGGTCGCCGACAACGACTCCCGCGACGACAGCGTCGCGGTGGTGCGCCGCCTGGCGCCCGAGGCGGTGGTGGTGCCGATGGGACGCAACGCCGGGTACGCCGCCGGCATCAACGCCGCGGTCGCGGCCGGCGGCCCGCACAGGGCCGTGCTGGTGCTCAACCCCGACGTGCGCCTCGAGCCCGGCTGCGTGCCGACGCTGCTCGCCGCGCTCCGCGAGCCCGGGGTCGGCATCGCGGTGCCGCTGCTGCGCGACGCGCACGGCGTACGCATCGACTCGCTGCGCCGCGAGCCGTCGGTACGCCGCGCGCTGGCCGACGCGGTGCTCGGCGCCGACCGCGCCGGTCGGCTGGGCCGGCTGGGGGAGGTGGTCAGCGCGGACGCGGCGTACCGCCACGCGTGCGACACCGACTGGGCCGAGGGCTCCACCCAGCTGGTCAGCGCCGCGTGCTGGGCGCGGGTCGGGCCGTGGGACGAGTCGTTCTTCCTCTACTCCGAGGAGGCCGACTTCGACCTGCGCGCCCGGGACGCGGGCCTGGCCACCCGGTTCGTCCCGACGGCCGCCGCGGTCCACCTCGAGGGCGACTCCGCGGCCTCCCCGCGGCTGTGGCCGCTGCTGGTGGTCAACCGGGTCCGGCTGTTCCGGCGGCGCCGCGGCCTGCCGGCGACCGTCCTGTTCTGGGCCGCGGTGGTGCTGCGCGAGGGCAGCCGCGCCAGCCTGGGCCGCCGTCCCTCCCGGGCCGCGCTGCGGGCGCTGCTCGACCCGGCGCGGCTGCGCGCCGCCCCGGGCCCGGGGTGGCTGGGCTGA
- a CDS encoding polysaccharide deacetylase family protein, giving the protein MRGEFLVNLCFHGIGRPARELEPGEAAYWIGTGTFHDVLDAVAGDPRVRLSFDDGNASDAEVALPALVERGLPATFFVLAGRLDRPGSLSREQLLALHEHGMSVGSHGMDHVPWRHLDRATADRELCRARTELEDLVGSPVRDVALPLGRYDRRLLGLLRGLGYRSVHTSDRRWARSGAWLQPRFSVRAQDTVPGLHDAVLRRPPLPGRTRSTLVGVAKRLR; this is encoded by the coding sequence GTGCGCGGCGAGTTCCTGGTGAACCTGTGCTTCCACGGCATCGGGCGCCCGGCCCGCGAGCTCGAGCCCGGCGAGGCGGCGTACTGGATCGGGACCGGGACCTTCCACGACGTCCTCGACGCGGTCGCCGGCGACCCGCGGGTCCGGCTCAGCTTCGACGACGGCAACGCCTCGGACGCCGAGGTCGCGCTCCCGGCGCTGGTGGAGCGCGGCCTGCCCGCGACGTTCTTCGTGCTCGCCGGCCGGCTGGACCGTCCCGGCAGCCTGAGCCGCGAGCAGCTGCTCGCCCTGCACGAGCACGGGATGAGCGTCGGCAGCCACGGCATGGACCACGTCCCGTGGCGCCACCTGGACCGGGCCACCGCGGACCGGGAGCTGTGCCGGGCCCGCACCGAGCTCGAGGATCTGGTGGGGAGCCCGGTCCGCGACGTCGCGCTGCCGCTGGGCCGCTACGACCGGCGGCTGCTCGGCCTCCTGCGCGGCCTGGGCTACCGCTCGGTGCACACCAGCGACCGCCGCTGGGCCCGGTCCGGCGCGTGGCTCCAGCCCCGGTTCAGCGTCCGTGCCCAGGACACGGTCCCGGGCCTGCACGACGCCGTGCTGCGCCGCCCGCCGCTGCCCGGCCGCACCCGCAGCACCCTGGTCGGCGTGGCCAAGCGGCTGCGCTGA
- a CDS encoding glycosyltransferase, whose amino-acid sequence MEPTSPASPASPASPASPASVVIAAHDEEAVLGQCLRALTAGAAPGELEVVVVANGCTDRTAEVARRVPGVRVVEVARPSKTAALNAGDRVATGFPRIYLDADIPATVATVRALRAALAGPGGPLVAVPGRHLVVTGRPWPVRAWSAIHRRLPAFEEGLFGRGMIALSEAGRARFTTFPEVVADDLFLDAIFTAGERVQVASVATRVEAPLRTADLLRRLERVRRGNATLRAAGRTQPLGTVRPADRTAWLRHVVLRRPWLAPAAVVYLALTATAAAAARRPAPAGAASWGRDATTRAADPSATRG is encoded by the coding sequence ATGGAGCCCACGAGCCCAGCCAGTCCAGCCAGCCCGGCCAGCCCAGCCAGTCCGGCCAGTGTGGTGATCGCCGCCCACGACGAGGAGGCGGTGCTCGGCCAGTGCCTGCGCGCGCTCACGGCCGGCGCGGCGCCGGGTGAGCTCGAGGTGGTCGTGGTCGCCAACGGCTGCACCGACCGGACCGCCGAGGTCGCGCGGCGCGTCCCCGGGGTCCGGGTGGTCGAGGTGGCGCGGCCGAGCAAGACCGCCGCGCTGAACGCCGGCGACCGGGTGGCGACCGGCTTCCCGCGCATCTATCTCGACGCCGACATCCCGGCCACGGTCGCCACCGTCCGCGCCCTGCGTGCCGCGCTGGCCGGCCCCGGCGGGCCGCTGGTGGCGGTGCCGGGACGGCACCTGGTCGTCACCGGGCGGCCCTGGCCGGTGCGGGCCTGGTCGGCGATCCACCGCCGGCTGCCGGCCTTCGAGGAGGGGCTCTTCGGCCGCGGCATGATCGCGCTCTCCGAGGCCGGGCGGGCCCGCTTCACGACCTTCCCCGAGGTGGTGGCCGACGACCTGTTCCTCGACGCGATCTTCACAGCCGGCGAGCGGGTCCAGGTCGCCTCGGTCGCGACCCGGGTGGAGGCGCCGCTGCGGACCGCCGACCTGCTGCGCCGCCTGGAGCGGGTACGCCGCGGCAACGCGACGCTGCGGGCCGCCGGGCGAACCCAGCCGCTGGGCACCGTGCGGCCCGCCGACCGGACCGCCTGGCTGCGGCACGTGGTCCTGCGCCGGCCCTGGCTCGCCCCGGCCGCGGTCGTCTACCTGGCGCTGACCGCGACGGCCGCCGCGGCGGCCCGCCGGCCGGCGCCGGCCGGGGCGGCGTCCTGGGGACGCGATGCGACCACCCGCGCCGCCGACCCCAGCGCGACCCGGGGCTGA
- a CDS encoding acyl-CoA ligase (AMP-forming), exosortase A system-associated, which translates to MRVHLHDLLDEQARVHGDRPALTSQDVTLDYATLARRVHDLAAGLRARDLACGDRVGIWLDKRLETVESILATSAAGGVFVPVNPLLKPAQVAHVLGDCDVRVLVTTPQRWATLAGEADRLPALEQVLLVAAGADPAGDAPGPVQVALEDVRAAGAAARRAAYPRVGAGLEPRVDLDVAAILYTSGSTGRPKGVVLSHRNLLVGAESVSEYLENTAEDVLLAALPLSFDAGLSQVTTALAVGAHVVLVNYLLPADVVRLCARHGVTGLTCVPPLWLQLAGVDWPPEATRLRYFANTGGRMPRATLTRLRELFPQARPFLMYGLTEAFRSTYLDPAEVDRRPDSIGRAIPGAEILVVRADGTPAAPGEEGELVHRGPLVALGYWNDPERTAQRFRPLPGRHELWRAPELAVWSGDTVVADEEGFLYFVGRDDDMIKTSGYRVSPTEVEEAAHDSGLVGDVAAVGVDDDRLGQRIVLVAGPPAGAVPADVDTRALTAHLRRRLPLFMVPAEVRLMDRLPRSPNGKLDRVLLRKEVS; encoded by the coding sequence ATGCGCGTCCACCTGCACGACCTGCTCGACGAGCAGGCCCGCGTCCACGGAGACCGGCCGGCCCTGACCTCCCAGGACGTCACGCTGGACTACGCCACCCTCGCCCGTCGGGTCCACGACCTGGCCGCCGGGCTCCGGGCCCGCGACCTGGCCTGCGGCGACCGGGTCGGCATCTGGCTGGACAAGCGGCTCGAGACCGTGGAGTCGATCCTGGCGACCTCCGCCGCCGGCGGGGTCTTCGTGCCGGTCAACCCGCTCCTCAAGCCCGCCCAGGTGGCCCACGTCCTCGGCGACTGCGACGTGCGGGTCCTGGTCACCACGCCTCAGCGCTGGGCCACCCTGGCCGGCGAGGCGGACCGGCTGCCGGCGCTCGAGCAGGTGCTGCTCGTCGCGGCCGGGGCCGACCCGGCGGGGGACGCGCCAGGACCGGTCCAGGTCGCCCTCGAGGACGTCCGGGCCGCCGGCGCGGCGGCCCGTCGCGCGGCGTACCCCCGGGTCGGGGCGGGTCTCGAGCCCCGTGTCGACCTGGACGTCGCGGCGATCCTGTACACCTCCGGAAGCACGGGCCGGCCCAAGGGCGTCGTGCTCAGCCACCGCAACCTGCTGGTCGGTGCCGAGTCGGTCAGCGAGTACCTCGAGAACACCGCCGAGGACGTGCTGCTCGCGGCGCTGCCGCTCAGCTTCGACGCCGGGCTGAGCCAGGTCACCACCGCGCTCGCGGTCGGCGCCCACGTGGTCCTGGTCAACTACCTGCTCCCCGCCGACGTGGTCCGCCTGTGCGCCCGGCACGGCGTCACCGGGCTCACCTGCGTGCCGCCGCTGTGGCTGCAGCTGGCCGGGGTGGACTGGCCGCCGGAGGCGACCCGGCTGCGCTACTTCGCGAACACCGGCGGCCGGATGCCGCGCGCGACGCTGACCCGGCTGCGCGAGCTCTTCCCGCAGGCGCGCCCGTTCCTGATGTACGGGCTGACCGAGGCCTTCCGCTCCACCTACCTCGACCCGGCCGAGGTGGACCGCCGCCCGGACTCGATCGGGCGCGCCATCCCCGGCGCGGAGATCCTCGTGGTCCGGGCCGACGGCACGCCGGCGGCCCCCGGGGAGGAGGGCGAGCTGGTGCACCGCGGACCCCTGGTCGCGCTGGGCTACTGGAACGACCCCGAGCGCACCGCGCAGCGCTTCCGTCCGTTGCCGGGCCGGCACGAGCTCTGGCGGGCTCCGGAGCTCGCGGTCTGGTCCGGGGACACGGTCGTCGCCGACGAGGAGGGCTTCTTGTACTTCGTCGGCCGCGACGACGACATGATCAAGACCTCCGGCTACCGGGTCAGCCCCACCGAGGTCGAGGAGGCCGCCCACGACAGCGGGCTGGTCGGGGACGTGGCGGCGGTCGGCGTCGACGACGACCGGCTGGGCCAGCGGATCGTGCTGGTGGCGGGCCCGCCCGCCGGCGCCGTCCCGGCCGACGTGGACACCCGGGCCCTGACTGCCCACCTGCGCCGCCGGCTGCCGCTGTTCATGGTCCCCGCGGAGGTCCGGCTGATGGACCGGCTGCCGCGCTCGCCCAACGGCAAGCTGGACCGGGTGCTGCTGCGCAAGGAGGTCTCCTGA
- a CDS encoding pyridoxal-dependent decarboxylase, exosortase A system-associated, with protein MAGTPVPATEQARPHVERFGVDPSGQLLVGGVPLERLAARVGGTPFFAYDRAAITAAVARVRAALGRSVELGYAVKANPMPAVLGHLAGRVDWLDVASGGELAVALDAGADPARISFAGPGKTDAELRRAVAAGVLVELESPHEALRLAAAGESLGLRPRVAVRVNPHFAVKGSGMRMGGGPQQFGVDVEQVPQVLDLVADLQLAMEGFHLFAGSQNLQAEILVEAHRRTVELLLGLAEKVGTATSYLNLGGGFGIPYFPQDRPLDLDRVGTELAGLVADFVRPAHPEAHVVIELGRFLVGEAGVYVTRVVDRKTSRGQTYLVVDGGMHHQLAASGNFGQVIRRNYPLTVGTRPAEAAAGEVTVVGCLCTPLDLLGDRVDLPPADIGDLVVVFQAGAYGRTASPEAFLGHPAPAEVLV; from the coding sequence ATGGCCGGGACGCCGGTGCCCGCCACCGAGCAGGCACGCCCGCACGTCGAGCGTTTCGGCGTGGACCCCTCCGGCCAGCTCCTCGTCGGCGGGGTGCCGCTGGAGCGGCTCGCGGCGCGCGTGGGCGGCACGCCGTTCTTCGCCTACGACCGGGCCGCGATCACGGCGGCCGTCGCCCGGGTGCGGGCCGCGCTGGGGCGGTCCGTGGAGCTCGGGTATGCCGTCAAGGCGAACCCGATGCCGGCGGTGCTCGGCCACCTGGCCGGCCGGGTCGACTGGCTCGACGTGGCCTCGGGCGGCGAGCTGGCGGTCGCGCTCGACGCCGGGGCCGACCCCGCCCGGATCAGCTTCGCCGGCCCGGGCAAGACCGACGCCGAGCTGCGCCGGGCGGTGGCGGCCGGCGTCCTGGTCGAGCTGGAGTCGCCCCACGAGGCGCTGCGCCTGGCCGCGGCCGGCGAGTCGCTCGGGCTGCGCCCGCGGGTAGCGGTGCGGGTCAACCCGCACTTCGCCGTGAAGGGCTCCGGGATGCGGATGGGCGGCGGTCCGCAGCAGTTCGGCGTCGACGTCGAGCAGGTCCCGCAGGTGCTGGACCTGGTCGCGGACCTGCAGCTGGCGATGGAGGGCTTCCACCTCTTCGCCGGGTCGCAGAACCTGCAGGCCGAGATCCTGGTCGAGGCCCACCGGCGCACCGTCGAGCTGCTGCTCGGCCTGGCCGAGAAGGTGGGGACCGCGACCAGCTACCTCAACCTCGGCGGCGGGTTCGGGATCCCGTACTTCCCGCAGGACCGGCCCCTGGACCTGGACCGGGTCGGGACCGAGCTGGCCGGCCTGGTGGCCGACTTCGTCCGACCCGCCCACCCCGAGGCGCACGTGGTGATCGAGCTGGGCCGGTTCCTGGTCGGCGAGGCCGGAGTGTACGTCACCCGCGTGGTGGACCGGAAGACGTCGCGGGGCCAGACCTACCTCGTGGTCGACGGCGGCATGCACCACCAGCTCGCGGCGTCGGGCAACTTCGGCCAGGTGATCCGGCGCAACTACCCGCTGACCGTCGGCACCCGCCCCGCCGAGGCCGCGGCCGGCGAGGTCACCGTCGTCGGGTGCCTGTGCACCCCGCTCGACCTGCTCGGCGACCGGGTCGACCTGCCGCCCGCCGACATCGGCGACCTGGTCGTCGTCTTCCAGGCCGGCGCCTACGGCCGGACCGCGAGCCCCGAGGCGTTCCTGGGGCACCCGGCCCCGGCCGAGGTGCTCGTCTGA
- a CDS encoding phosphopantetheine-binding protein — protein MSETRTDPRVTAAVLEVLVATLGIEDRAPTLDAATPLLGELPELDSLGVVELAVALEERFDIVVDDDDFTGDVFETVGSLAAFVAARAG, from the coding sequence GTGTCCGAGACCCGCACCGACCCCCGCGTCACGGCCGCCGTCCTCGAGGTCCTGGTGGCGACGCTCGGGATCGAGGACCGCGCCCCGACGCTCGACGCCGCGACGCCCCTGCTCGGCGAGCTCCCCGAGCTCGACTCGCTCGGGGTCGTCGAGCTGGCCGTGGCCCTCGAGGAGCGCTTCGACATCGTCGTCGACGACGACGACTTCACCGGCGACGTGTTCGAGACAGTCGGCAGCCTCGCCGCCTTCGTCGCCGCCCGGGCCGGCTGA